The Ruminococcus bovis genome includes a region encoding these proteins:
- the efp gene encoding elongation factor P, translating into MISAGDFRNGVTFELDGQVVQVIEFQHVKPGKGAAFVRTKYKNVITGAVVEKSFNPNDKYPTAFIERKDMEYSYEDGGLYYFMDTETWEQIPISADILGDSFKFVKENMVCKILSYKGNVFGVEPPNFVELKVTKTDPGFKGDTATNATKPATLETGAEIKVPLFIDEGEVIQIDTRTGEYMGRA; encoded by the coding sequence ATGATTTCAGCAGGTGATTTTAGAAATGGTGTTACTTTTGAACTTGACGGACAGGTAGTTCAGGTTATTGAATTCCAGCATGTTAAGCCAGGTAAAGGTGCAGCATTCGTTAGAACAAAGTATAAAAATGTTATTACAGGTGCAGTAGTTGAAAAGTCTTTCAACCCAAACGATAAGTACCCAACAGCATTTATCGAAAGAAAAGATATGGAATATAGCTACGAAGACGGTGGCCTATATTACTTTATGGATACAGAAACATGGGAACAGATTCCTATTAGTGCTGACATCCTAGGCGACTCATTTAAGTTCGTTAAGGAAAATATGGTATGTAAGATTCTTTCTTACAAGGGCAATGTATTCGGTGTTGAACCACCTAACTTTGTTGAACTAAAGGTTACTAAGACTGATCCTGGTTTCAAGGGCGATACAGCTACAAATGCTACTAAGCCTGCTACACTTGAAACAGGTGCAGAAATTAAAGTACCACTATTCATTGACGAAGGCGAAGTTATCCAGATCGATACAAGAACTGGCGAATATATGGGTAGAGCGTAA
- a CDS encoding CD1247 N-terminal domain-containing protein, which yields MNLSARISYIKGLAEGLNLDENKDEVKVLNEIIDFLGQLADEVEELEECYDESVDIVDTLNDDLSMLEDVVYGEDDEDLDKFSCSTGCKGCCTSQNDDSSDEADVPMYEVTCPQCNKKIAVSENQLLTGEVECPDCDAVLEFDLDGIANDEEEQDIKF from the coding sequence ATGAACCTATCAGCAAGAATTTCCTATATTAAGGGATTAGCAGAAGGTCTAAACCTAGACGAAAACAAGGACGAAGTAAAGGTTCTTAATGAAATTATTGATTTCCTTGGTCAGTTAGCTGACGAAGTTGAAGAACTTGAAGAATGTTATGATGAATCAGTTGATATTGTTGATACACTTAATGACGATTTATCAATGCTTGAAGATGTAGTCTATGGTGAAGATGATGAAGACCTAGATAAGTTCTCTTGTTCAACAGGTTGCAAGGGTTGTTGTACTTCCCAGAATGATGATTCTTCTGATGAAGCAGATGTACCTATGTATGAAGTAACTTGTCCTCAGTGCAACAAGAAGATTGCAGTTTCAGAAAATCAACTTCTAACAGGTGAAGTTGAATGTCCTGATTGTGATGCTGTTCTTGAATTTGATTTAGACGGTATTGCTAATGACGAGGAAGAACAAGATATTAAGTTCTGA
- the yunB gene encoding sporulation protein YunB produces the protein MLIKKIKKKRKFMKFIVIFIAICILLTIAFESYMKPLQDKIMENEARGLVEERVSKIADDVISNSDYDYDKLLVKKENKTGGIVSLSVNTPAVNKIQNEFSDVFQNKMDDLNTQYFSVPLGDLTNLTMLSSLGPRIKFSYDMTGSVDVELKSSFESTGVNQTIHRVNMIVDAEVVFISQSYMENLKIRNEFAISETVIVGDTPDYLYPKVN, from the coding sequence TTGCTTATTAAGAAAATTAAGAAAAAAAGAAAATTTATGAAGTTTATTGTAATTTTCATTGCAATATGTATTTTATTAACTATTGCATTTGAAAGTTATATGAAACCACTACAAGACAAAATTATGGAAAATGAAGCCAGAGGTCTTGTAGAAGAAAGAGTATCCAAAATTGCTGATGATGTTATTTCTAATAGTGACTATGATTATGATAAGCTACTAGTAAAGAAAGAAAATAAAACCGGTGGAATAGTGTCTTTAAGTGTAAATACACCGGCAGTTAATAAAATTCAAAATGAATTTTCTGATGTGTTCCAAAATAAAATGGATGACCTAAACACTCAGTATTTTTCAGTACCTTTAGGTGACTTAACAAATCTTACTATGCTATCAAGTTTAGGACCTAGGATAAAATTTTCATATGATATGACAGGTTCAGTTGATGTTGAACTGAAAAGTTCATTTGAAAGTACAGGTGTAAATCAGACAATACATAGGGTAAATATGATTGTTGATGCCGAAGTAGTTTTTATCAGCCAATCATATATGGAAAATTTGAAAATAAGAAATGAATTTGCTATCAGTGAAACTGTTATTGTTGGTGACACACCTGATTATCTCTATCCAAAAGTAAATTAG